The Bacillota bacterium genomic interval CGCTTGAGGCGCGCCCAGCCCACGGCCGGCTCCCAGCTCACGTCCTGCTCCTTCAGCCCCATGGCGTAGCCCACGTAGCGCAGGGGGAGGAGCGTCCTTCCGTTCTTGATCACCGGGGCCACGTCCATCGCCTGGCGGACCCCGTTCACCTCGTAGAACTTTTCACCGATCCAGAACT includes:
- a CDS encoding copper amine oxidase N-terminal domain-containing protein, whose product is MKKFIGILLPLCFLLTVFAVPPPVGAKVPGPGDPNVRTAKFWIGEKFYEVNGVRQAMDVAPVIKNGRTLLPLRYVGYAMGLKEQDVSWEPAVGWARLKR